A region of Lepeophtheirus salmonis chromosome 13, UVic_Lsal_1.4, whole genome shotgun sequence DNA encodes the following proteins:
- the LOC121127388 gene encoding heat shock 70 kDa protein 14-B — protein sequence MRVESAFGIHIGNTNACLGVYKEGRSDVVANDDGDRTTPATVSFLNGGKEVVVGLAAKQGRFRNAKSTVINNKRLLLDSFDLSKHKSDPYAKVIHEAKTYKHNIHFEDNAVLKVTPDIIHQHLLKYIVDIAESRIEEDSKDVVITVPTSMSLEKRLLVSNCAKKAGFNLLQMISEPAAACLAYNLGQSDNNQQDIVLVYRVGGIGTEATLVRSVSGVYSILGSCIEDLGTGGTAISQLFVQYLANEFKRKYKLDPLESKRSVFKLENAAETVKHVLSTLDTAPCHIESLYEGIDFNHSVTRARFNNELSKLMPTLLRPIHRVLELANVHINKVNKVILCGGSCKIPAIQSNVSSLFPNAEILNTINPDEVIAKGAADQAALLTNSWTESGKSFSLKALCGSLIFSKDGEEKEVLIPTLTPIPVRKSHHFSNLEGNVLRVQLSLVNDQGENVDITELSLNDLEEDSKISLSAHIYRDGHLHLTLTDKKTNKCDSTTFEILS from the exons ATGAGGGTAGAATCTGCGTTTGGGATCCATATTGGGAACACAAATGCTTGCTTAGGAGTCTATAAAGAAGGAAGGAGTGATGTGGTGGCCAACGATGACGGGGATCGGACAACTCCCGCGACGGTCTCCTTTTTAAATGGAGGGAAAGAGGTAGTCGTGGGTTTAGCGGCTAAGCAGGGGCGGTTCCGGAATGCAAAGTCCACAGTGATCAATAACAAACGACTCTTACTTGATTCTTTTGACCTTAGCAAGCACaag TCGGACCCGTATGCCAAAGTGATTCATGAGGCCAAGACTTACAAACACAACATTCATTTTGAGGATAACGCAGTACTCAAAGTCACTCCGGACATAATTCATCAACACTTACTCAAATACATTGTCGACATTGCGGAGTCTCGCATAGAAGAAGACTCCAAAGACGTGGTCATCACAGTTCCTACTTCCATGTCTCTAGAGAAGCGGCTCCTTGTTTCCAATTGCGCCAAAAAAGCTGGTTTCAATTTGCTACAAATGATTTCAGAGCCTGCTGCTGCATGTTTAGCCTATAACTTGGGACAATCTGACAACAATCAGCAAGACATTGTTCTCGTGTATAGAGTAGGGGGTATTGGAACAGAAGCAACATTGGTACGGAGTGTGTCAGGTGTCTATTCAATCCTTGGCTCTTGTATCGAAGATCTTGGTACTGGAGGAACTGCCATTTCTCAGTTATTTGTTCAATATCTAGCAAATGAATTTAaacgaaaatataaattagaccCATTGGAATCGAAGAGAAGTGTTTTTAAGCTTGAGAACGCGGCAGAAACTGTCAAGCATGTCCTATCAACTTTGGATACAGCTCCTTGTCACATAGAATCCTTGTATGAGGGGATAGATTTTAATCACAGCGTAACCCGTGCAAGATTCAACAATGAATTATCCAAATTGATGCCTACTCTTCTGAGGCCTATACATCGTGTTTTAGAATTGgcaaatgtacatattaataaagtgaATAAGGTCATACTCTGTGGTGGATCCTGCAAAATCCCAGCCATTCAATCTAATGTGTCTAGCCTATTTCCTAACGCTGAGATCCTAAATACCATCAATCCAGATGAGGTGATAGCCAAAGGAGCCGCGGATCAAGCAGCATTACTCACAAATTCATGGACAGAATCCGGAAAGTCTTTCTCACTTAAAGCATTGTGTGGaagtttaattttctcaaaagaTGGCGAGGAAAAAGAAGTATTAATTCCCACACTTACTCCCATCCCTGTACGGAAATCCCACCACTTTAGCAATTTAGAAGGAAATGTACTACGTGTTCAATTATCCTTGGTTAATGATCAAGGAGAAAATGTTGACATTACTGAG CTTTCTCTCAATGACCTTGAAGAGGATAGCAAAATCTCCCTCTCTGCCCATATATATCGGGACGGCCATTTACATTTAACTCTCACGGATAAGAAGACCAACAAATGCGATTCAACAACCTTTGAGATTTTATCttaa
- the LOC121127393 gene encoding transmembrane protein 69 has product MSLLMRLGRQTCLLRSKSLLSSSRSLGTGEDMKKLFSSPKPPLVLGIGGIIPFYAPPLYMMHSGIFDPSLAGIQLAYGASILSFLGGVRWGTLVQEGSSDWIGYTISVGPSLVAWICLLIPSTSFANLIFVGGLGSTAYLDITQSSYPSWFRGLRILLTTLAIVSVFLTSICSIRFTTGDSF; this is encoded by the coding sequence ATGTCATTGTTGATGAGATTGGGGAGACAAACATGTCTCTTGCGTTCAAAGTCTCTTCTTTCATCTTCTCGTTCTTTGGGCACTGGAGAGGACATGAAGAAACTGTTTTCTAGTCCTAAACCTCCTCTTGTTCTTGGAATTGGCGGAATCATTCCTTTTTACGCTCCTCCACTCTATATGATGCATTCAGGGATATTTGATCCTTCCTTAGCAGGGATTCAGTTGGCTTATGGAGCATCTATACTCAGCTTCTTGGGTGGGGTTAGATGGGGCACGCTAGTTCAAGAGGGTTCATCGGATTGGATTGGCTACACCATTTCCGTGGGTCCTAGTCTTGTGGCCTGGATCTGTCTACTAATTCCTAGTACGTCATTTgccaatttgatttttgttggaGGATTGGGCTCCACAGCTTATCTAGATATTACACAATCCAGCTACCCATCTTGGTTTAGAGGACTTCGAATACTCCTTACGACACTCGCCATTGTTTCCGTTTTTTTAACCTCAATTTGTTCCATACGATTCACAACAGGAGACTCTTTTTAG
- the LOC121127391 gene encoding branched-chain alpha-ketoacid dehydrogenase kinase yields the protein MSWNRLAIRGGKFFLRRNIHFTKNDKYASLRYKAATVSSFYNQAEIDKAASEPSIRLTPTTIMYAGNSSDGLHILRSAQYLQKELPVRLAHIISGMRNLPFIVGCNPIILSIHEQYIHSFQILTDFPTIKTVEDEEQYSQLLRRLLDEHKTVISQLAKGFKECSKYIKDEEIIKKYLDYNLTARLSIRMLVTHHLHLKDKVKDHVGIVNIDMNLKKIIEKWATFVSMISHEKFGVCPNIRISGHINAHFPYLEMPLDYIIPELLKNATRAVIEAHPGSKSSKLPPIIVTLASNDVDFAVKISDRGGGIPPKKLKKIMQYHFTDAERSTDAQIDQSGNLLDSIVDTMNMTTSGPMYGYGFGLPTSRAYTEYLGGSLSIESLPGLGTDVYLRLKHFSSKDDPNPFRV from the exons atgtCTTGGAATCGCCTGGCTATAAGAGGAGGAAAGTTTTTTCTTCGAAGGAATattcattttactaaaaatgataaatatgcaAGTCTACGATACAAAGCTGCAACCGTTTCTTCGTTCTACAATCAAGCGGAGATTGACAAAGCAGCCTCagag CCTTCTATTCGTTTGACACCCACTACGATCATGTATGCAGGAAATAGCTCAGATGGCCTTCATATTCTG aggaGTGCTCAATATCTACAAAAAGAGTTGCCTGTAAGATTAGCTCATATAATCTCTGGAATGCGAAACCTTCCATTCATTGTTGGATGTAAtccaataattttatctattcATGAGCAATACATTCATAGCTTTCAAATCCTCACTGATTTCCCGACCATTAAAACCGTGGAGGATGAGGAACAATATTCTCAATTACTAAGAAGGCTCTTGGATGAGCATAAAACTGTTATAAGTCAACTTGCCAAAGGATTCAAGGAATGTAGTAAATATATCAAGGATGAAGAAatcataaagaaatatttggaTTATAATTTAACTGCCAGATTATCCATCCGTATGTTGGTTACTCATCACCTACATTTAAAAGACAAAGTT aaagatCATGTTGGTATCGTGAATATTGATATGAATCTTAAGAAGATAATTGAAAAATGGGCAACATTTGTGAGTATGATATCTCACGAAAAATTTGGTGTTTGCCCTAATATTAGAATATCTGGTCATATCAATGCTCATTTTCCATATTTGGAGATGCCATTGGATTACATTATTcctgaattattaaaaaatgcaacTCGAGCTGTCATAGAAGCGCATCCAGGCTCCAAAAGCTCAAAACTTCCACCTATTATAGTAACTTTAGCGAGCAATGATGTTGATTTTGCAGTCAA GATTTCTGATAGAGGAGGTGGGATCCCGCCTAAAAAGCTAAAGAAAATCATGCAGTACCACTTCACAGATGCAGAAAGAAGTACTGATGCTCAAATAGACCAGTCAGGGAACTTATTAGACTCAATTGTCGACACGATGAACATGACAACCTCTGGTCCAATGTATGG CTATGGATTTGGATTGCCCACATCAAGGGCCTACACGGAATATCTAGGAGGTTCCCTTTCCATTGAATCACTTCCCGGTCTAGGAACAGACGTTTACTTGagattaaaacatttttcttccaAAGACGATCCTAACCCTTTCAGGGTATAA